One genomic window of Dermacentor andersoni chromosome 8, qqDerAnde1_hic_scaffold, whole genome shotgun sequence includes the following:
- the Mnat9 gene encoding N-acetyltransferase 9-like protein isoform X1: protein MRINAKTQVWSQSVVLVPYREYHVAKYHEWMKDPYLQAMTASEPLSLEQEYEMQKSWLEDEDKCTFIILDRETYESSKDEVEAMIGDVNLFFNDQGRPRDAEIEVMIAESSQRWKGRGKEAIHLMLRYGVEELHVMAFSAKIKLNNEVSRRLFESIGFTLVSTSSVFEEATYHIEVNDQLTTTLRSATPDYRLHSLS from the exons ATGAGAATAAACGCGAAAACTCAAGTTTGGTCTCAGAGCGTGGTGCTGGTTCCTTACAGAGAATATCATGTCGCAAA GTATCACGAATGGATGAAGGACCCTTACCTGCAAGCGATGACAGCTTCAGAACCCCTGAGCCTGGAGCAAGAGTACGAAATGCAGAAGTCGTGGCTAGAGGACGAAGACA AATGCACGTTTATCATCTTGGACCGGGAAACTTACGAAAGTAGCAAGGATGAAGTGG AGGCGATGATCGGTGACGTCAACCTATTCTTCAACGACCAGGGCCGTCCTCGTGACGCGGAAATTGAGGTTATGATTGCAG AGTCGTCACAACGCTGGAAGGGCCGTGGCAAAGAAGCGATTCATCTAATGTTGAGATACG GTGTTGAAGAACTTCATGTCATGGCTTTCTCAGCGAAAATAAAATTGAACAATGAAGTTAGTCGAAGGTTGTTCGAGAGCATAGGATTTACTTTG GTATCGACAAGCAGTGTTTTCGAAGAAGCAACATACCATATTGAAGTCAATGATCAGTTGACAACCACTTTGCGTTCTGCTACACCAGATTACAGACTTCATTCATTGTCATAA
- the Mnat9 gene encoding N-acetyltransferase 9-like protein isoform X2, producing the protein MRINAKTQVWSQSVVLVPYREYHVAKYHEWMKDPYLQAMTASEPLSLEQEYEMQKSWLEDEDKCTFIILDRETYESSKDEVEAMIGDVNLFFNDQGRPRDAEIEVMIAGVEELHVMAFSAKIKLNNEVSRRLFESIGFTLVSTSSVFEEATYHIEVNDQLTTTLRSATPDYRLHSLS; encoded by the exons ATGAGAATAAACGCGAAAACTCAAGTTTGGTCTCAGAGCGTGGTGCTGGTTCCTTACAGAGAATATCATGTCGCAAA GTATCACGAATGGATGAAGGACCCTTACCTGCAAGCGATGACAGCTTCAGAACCCCTGAGCCTGGAGCAAGAGTACGAAATGCAGAAGTCGTGGCTAGAGGACGAAGACA AATGCACGTTTATCATCTTGGACCGGGAAACTTACGAAAGTAGCAAGGATGAAGTGG AGGCGATGATCGGTGACGTCAACCTATTCTTCAACGACCAGGGCCGTCCTCGTGACGCGGAAATTGAGGTTATGATTGCAG GTGTTGAAGAACTTCATGTCATGGCTTTCTCAGCGAAAATAAAATTGAACAATGAAGTTAGTCGAAGGTTGTTCGAGAGCATAGGATTTACTTTG GTATCGACAAGCAGTGTTTTCGAAGAAGCAACATACCATATTGAAGTCAATGATCAGTTGACAACCACTTTGCGTTCTGCTACACCAGATTACAGACTTCATTCATTGTCATAA
- the Mnat9 gene encoding N-acetyltransferase 9-like protein isoform X3 — protein MRINAKTQVWSQSVVLVPYREYHVAKYHEWMKDPYLQAMTASEPLSLEQEYEMQKSWLEDEDKCTFIILDRETYESSKDEVEAMIGDVNLFFNDQGRPRDAEIEVMIAESSQRWKGRGKEAIHLMLRYGIDKQCFRRSNIPY, from the exons ATGAGAATAAACGCGAAAACTCAAGTTTGGTCTCAGAGCGTGGTGCTGGTTCCTTACAGAGAATATCATGTCGCAAA GTATCACGAATGGATGAAGGACCCTTACCTGCAAGCGATGACAGCTTCAGAACCCCTGAGCCTGGAGCAAGAGTACGAAATGCAGAAGTCGTGGCTAGAGGACGAAGACA AATGCACGTTTATCATCTTGGACCGGGAAACTTACGAAAGTAGCAAGGATGAAGTGG AGGCGATGATCGGTGACGTCAACCTATTCTTCAACGACCAGGGCCGTCCTCGTGACGCGGAAATTGAGGTTATGATTGCAG AGTCGTCACAACGCTGGAAGGGCCGTGGCAAAGAAGCGATTCATCTAATGTTGAGATACG GTATCGACAAGCAGTGTTTTCGAAGAAGCAACATACCATATTGA